The following coding sequences lie in one Rutidosis leptorrhynchoides isolate AG116_Rl617_1_P2 chromosome 4, CSIRO_AGI_Rlap_v1, whole genome shotgun sequence genomic window:
- the LOC139842169 gene encoding uncharacterized mitochondrial protein AtMg00810-like, with product MKDLGPLSSFLGISVTRSQNGLFLNQTAYANDIIQRAGLNSCNTVSTPVDTQAKLSGTLGAPYHNPTEYRSLAGALQYLTFTRPDISYAVQQICLHMHALHESHMLALKRILRYIKGTTSLGLFITKSSSNSLISYTDADWAGCPDTRLSTSGYCMYLGDNLISWSSKRQATVSRSSAEAEYRGVANVVAESCWVCNLLVELGHSVRKATLVFCDNVSAIYLKGNPVQHQRTKHIELDIHFVRKKVARGQIRVLHVPTRYQIADIFTKGLPRILFQEFHNSLCVCNPRVSTAGE from the coding sequence ATGAAGGATCTTGGCCCACTTAGTTCGTTTCTTGGCATATCGGTTACACGTAGTCAAAATGGATTGTTCTTAAATCAAACGGCTTATGCAAACGATATAATTCAGCGTGCGGGTTTAAATTCCTGTAACACAGTTTCAACTCCAGTCGATACTCAAGCAAAACTTAGTGGTACATTAGGTGCGCCATATCACAATCCCACCGAATACAGGAGCTTAGCTGGCGCTTTACAGTACCTAACGTTTACTCGGCCTGATATTTCGTATGCCGTCCAACAAATCTGCCTTCACATGCACGCTCTACACGAATCCCACATGCTCGCGTTGAAGCGTATTTTACGATATATTAAGGGCACCACATCTCTTGGTTTATTTATTACAAAGTCTTCATCGAATTCACTTATTTCTTATACGGATGCCGATTGGGCAGGGTGCCCGGATACTAGACTTTCAACATCGGGTTATTGTATGTATCTAGGTGATAATTTAATTTCATGGTCCTCAAAACGTCAAGCTACTGTCTCACGCTCGAGTGCGGAGGCTGAATATAGGGGGGTTGCTAATGTGGTTGCCGAATCGTGTTGGGTATGCAACCTTTTGGTCGAACTTGGTCACTCAGTCCGCAAAGCCACCTTAGTTTTTTGTGACAACGTAAGTGCCATCTATTTAAAAGGGAATCCCGTACAACATCAGCGAACCAAACATATTGAACTAGACATACATTTTGTACGCAAAAAGGTTGCACGCGGGCAGATTCGAGTCTTACATGTCCCAACACGTTACCAAATAGCGGATATATTCACCAAGGGATTACCACGTATTCTCTTCCAGGAATTTCACAATAGCCTATGTGTTTGTAATCCGCGAGTATCGACTGCGGGGGAGTAA
- the LOC139842170 gene encoding protein HYPER-SENSITIVITY-RELATED 4-like, with amino-acid sequence MSVYCFYESEGFNNNEIYKSAQLYLSARITPDIHRLKVTKIPKQKDIAVEMETNEEFMDVYNGVKLYWIMVSKKTPAREYRGDGDEDYSLRYDLRSLELTFHRDHKDMVLNDYLPHIIKHAEIKKREQKNVKLFTVNTRSYSSGTSTWTSVNLDHPAKFATLAMDTGIKEKVMKDLDRFVERREYYRKVGKAWKRGYLLYGPPGTGKSSLIAAMANHLNFDIYDLELTDVKSNFELRSLLLATANRSILVVEDIDCSAKLHNRVAATEDAQNINNDDSHKKKTVTLSGFLNFIDGLWSSCGDERIIIFTTNHKDKLDPALLRPGHMDVHIHMSYCTPCGFRLLASNYLGITQHDLYNQIEDLVVKINVTPAEVAEQLLKDDDPDIVLGALVKFLEVKKIENEEEIAKSEINKKRIEIEESLKAKMIKNKEQESNGQYESD; translated from the exons atgtctgtctactgcttttACGAGTCCGAAGGCTTCAACAATAACGAAATCTACAAATCCGCACAACTCTACCTATCTGCTCGAATCACTCCCGACATCCACCGTCTAAAAGTCACCAAAATCCCTAAGCAGAAAGACATCGCGGTTGAGATGGAAACCAACGAGGAGTTCATGGATGTTTACAATGGAGTAAAACTCTACTGGATTATGGTTTCTAAAAAGACGCCTGCTAGAGAATACCGTGGTGACGGTGACGAAGATTATTCTTTACGGTACGATCTCCGGTCACTGGAACTCACGTTTCATCGAGACCACAAAGATATGGTGTTGAACGACTACTTGCCTCATATAATTAAACACGCCGAGATAAAAAAACGTGAACAAAAAAACGTCAAGTTATTCACGGTCAATACTAGATCGTATTCATCCGGAACGTCCACGTGGACATCCGTGAATCTTGACCATCCAGCTAAGTTTGCCACGTTGGCAATGGATACGGGTATCAAGGAAAAAGTGATGAAGGATTTGGATAGGTTTGTTGAAAGGAGGGAATATTATAGGAAAGTAGGAAAGGCGTGGAAGAGAGGTTATTTATTGTACGGTCCACCTGGGACAGGTAAATCAAGCTTGATTGCTGCTATGGCGAATCACTTGAATTttgatatatatgatttggaattaACTGATGTTAAGTCCAACTTTGAGCTAAGGTCATTGTTGTTAGCAACTGCGAATCGGTCGATACTGGTGGTGGAGGACATCGATTGCTCGGCGAAGTTGCACAATCGAGTGGCAGCAACAGAGGATGctcaaaatattaataatgatgactCTCATAAAAAGAAAACG GTAACTTTGTCGGGTTTTCTCAATTTCATTGACGGATTATGGTCAAGTTGTGGTGATGAAAGGATCATCATATTCAcaacaaatcacaaagacaaacTAGATCCTGCACTTCTTCGTCCTGGACATATGGACGTTCACATTCATATGTCATATTGCACTCCATGCGGGTTTCGCCTTTTGGCCAGCAATTATCTTGGCATCACCCAACATGATCTTTACAACCAAATAGAGGATTTAGTGGTTAAGATTAATGTTACTCCGGCAGAAGTAGCAGAGCAACTACTTAAGGATGATGACCCGGATATTGTTCTCGGTGCTCTCGTTAAGTTTTTGGAGGTGAAGAAGATAGAGAATGAAGAGGAAATTGCAAAATCGGAAATCAATAAGAAAAGAATTGAAATTGAGGAAAGTTTGAAGGCGAAAATGATTAAGAATAAAGAACAAGAAAGCAATGGACAATATGAGAGCGATTAG